A segment of the Georgenia sp. M64 genome:
CGTCACGGCGTCGAACCCGTAACCGGCGCCGACGGCGGCGACGTCAGTGGGCGGGAACCTCACCGAGCCCAGGGGCTCTCCGGCGAAGTGGTGCACCTCGGCGCCGTAGGCGTCGTCGTTGTAGACCACCACCACCATCGGGAGGCCGAGCCTGCGCACGGTGTCCAGCTCCGCGGCCCCCATGAGTGCCCCGCCGTCGCCGAGCGCGGCGACCGGCAGCCGGTCCGGCTCGGCGAGGGCCGCGCCGATGGCGCTCGCCAGTCCCAGCCCGATGGACTGGAAGGCCTGCGTGAAGCAGAACCCGCGCTCGTCGGGGACACGGAGGAACATCGACGGGTAGCCCATGAAGTTCCCGGAGTCGACGGCGACGACGCGCTCGGCGGGCAGGAGGTCGTCGAGGGCGATGGTCAGCGTGCGGGGGTCGATCCGGTCGCCGGTGGAGCGGTCCTCGAACGGGACGTCCCGCCACCGCCGCCCGGCGGCGAGCCGGTCGTGCACGTCGGCCGTGCGGTACCCCGCCGTGTCGTGCCCCATGACAGTCGGGGCGGCCGTCGCCCCGGTGTCCGTCGGCCCGATGTCCGCCGCACCGCCGAGCAGGGCGAGCGCAGCGGCCGCCGTCACGGCCACGTCCCCGACCACCCCGAGGTCGAGCGCGCGGTGGACACCGAGCGCCTCGGGGGTGTCGTCCACCTGGACCACGGTGGCGTCGGCGGCGATGAGCCGGCCGTGGCGCATCGTCCACATGTTCAGCGCGCACCCCCACCCGACGACGAGGTCGGCGCTCGCCACCAGCTCCGCGACCACCGGCGAGGAGAACCCGCCGGAGACGTCGAGGTCCCAGTCCTCGCCCCGGAAGAGCCCCTTGGCGACGGCGGAGGTCGCCAGCAGCGCACCGCACCTCTCGCCCAGCGCCGCCAGCGCGTCCCGCGCCGCGACGGAGCGAGCGCCCCGGCCCGCCACGAAAACCGGGCGCTCGGCTGCCCGGAGCGCCGCGGCGAGCCGCTCGAGGTCCGTCACGGACGGTGCAGGTGGGTCCGGCGGGGCGGGGAGCGGCGGGATCTCGACGTCGCCCACCTCGAGGTCCGCGACGTCGAGCGGGAGGTTGAGCAGCACCGTGCGCCGGTCGTGCAGGGCGGTGGCGACGGCGCCGACGGCGTCGGCAGCCGCGGTGGCGGCCCCGACGCGCATCGGCACCGCCCCGACCGCACGCGCGAGGGCGTCCTGGTCGACGTGGAAGTTCGACGTCGGCGCGGTCGCCTCGGCCGCGAGGACGACGAGCGGGGTGCGCGACTTCGCCGCCTCGGCGATCCCGGTCATGGCGTTCGTCAGGCCGCACCCCTGGTGCACGGACACGGCGGCGACCCTCCCCGCGGTGCGGGCGTAGGCGTCGGCCATGGTGGCCGCGCCACCCTCGTGCCGGGCGGCGACGAACCGCGCGCCGGCGTCGACCATCGCGTTGGTCGCCCGGAAGTTCCCCGAACCCACCACCCCGAAGACGTGGTCGACGCCCGAGTGCACCAGCGCCCGGCCGACCACCTCGGCGACCCGCACGTCAGCGCTCGACGAGGGCCAGCACCCGGGCGGGCGAGCCGGACCCGCCGACGATCTTCAGCGGCGAGGTGACCAGCACTGCGCCGGTGGCCGGCAGCCGGTCGAGGTTCGTCAGCTGGGCGAGGCCGTACTTGCCGTTGCCGAGGAGGTACGAGTGGCACGGGAACGGCGGCTCGAACCCTGCCGCCGCGCCCGCGTCGGTGCCCACGGTCTCCACGCCGAGGCCGATCAGCGGGGTCTCCTCCGCGATCCAGCGGGCGCAGTCGGCGGACATCCCCGGGCTGTGCGGGCCGTCGTCGTCCTTGTTGATCATGTCGTGCTGCGTGGTCCGCGCCGACCACCCGGTGCGGCACAGGAGCCAGCCGCCGTCGGGCAGGGGGCCGTGCTCGGCGGCGAAGGCCTCGACGTGCTCGCGGGTGATGACGAAGTCCGGGTCCTGCGTGACCTGGTCGGTGACGTCGAGGACGACGGCGGGCGCCACGAGCTGCCCGGCCGGGACGGTGGCGACGTCGGCCCCGTCCTTCCCGGTGACCCAGTGGACCGGGGCGTCGAAGTGCGTGCCGGTGTGCTCCCCGGTGCGGAAGTTGTTCCAGTACCACGCGGGCCCGCGGTCGTCGTAGCGCGAGATCTCCTCGAGGCGGAACGACGCGGTCTGCCCGAACTGCTCGGGCAGCTCGAGGATCGGCGTCTCGGCGGCCAGCGGTGCGGTGAGGTCGACGACCTCCACCGAGCCGGACCGCAGGGCGGCGACGAGGTCGGCAAGCAGGGCCATGGGTGCTCCTTCGCAGGTGGTTGCCGCACAGGGTGGCACACCGGGCACGGGGCGGAGAGCACATCGCGGCTGCGTGGTCGCTCACCCGTCCTGGTTGCGGTCAGTAACGTTCGCCGTCGGAGCCGGCGCCGTCGGCACAGGGGGACGCAGTGACGGACGAGCAGGCGGCGGACGCCGGACACGACGACACCGGACATGGGGCGGACACCGGGCACGAGGCGGACGCCGAGCACGTGGACCGCGCCGTGCGGCTGGAACGGCTCGCCGCCGCAGCCCGGGCCGACGCGGCAGCCCGGGCCGGCGCCGTCGGGCACGATCCGCAGGATCTGCAGCACGCTCTCGCCCTCCTCGACGCGCTCGACCTCCGCACCCTGACCGAGCTCGAGCGTGAGCTCGACCGGCCGGACAGCATGATCACCCGGCCTCGCACGGGCGAGTCGCCGGGCCTCGCCGCGTTCCTGGGCCGGCGCTACGCCGCCTCGATCCCCGCGTCCCGGTACCACCCGAGCACCTCGGTCCCGGAGCTCACGGCCCGTCTGCTGGACACCCTCGTGTGCCGTGAGGTCCTGCTCGCGCACGGCACGACGATGTTCGGCCGGGCCGTCGCCGGGGTGAAGGACGCCCTCGGGCTGCCGCCGAAGGACAGCCTCGCGGCGACCGGGTTCGCCGAGTACGGTGCGCCGGCGGTGTTCCTGCTGCTCGACGTCGCCGCGTCGTTCGCGACCGTCCAGCTGAGCAGGACCTCCGCCCACATCACCGCGTCGATGGGCTACTCCGGGATGGACGCCTACGCCGACGCCCTCGACGCCTGCCACTTCATGACCGTGCCGTTCGCGCGCCACCTCCTCAGGTGGCGGCCCGCCCCCGACGCGCTGGTGTCCGCCATGCGGCACGGCCGGCTGGACGGCCTCGGTATCTCGCCCACCGACGTCGACGAGGAGCGGTTGCGCGCGGAGCTGGCGACCCTGCACAACCGCCTCCCGGAGCTGAGTGCGCCGTACCCGTCGTGGGAGGGGCCCGGGGCTGTCCGACGGCGGCCGCGGGCAGGAGCCGGGCCGGAGGACGAGGTGCGCAGGGCGTTCGTCGTCGCCCCGGCCGACGGCGACCCACGCACCGTCGGCCACGCTTTCCAGCAGCGCCTCACCCGCCGGAGCTGGACCGTGCGGGTCCGCGAGCGTCGCGCCCCGCTCGCAGCAGCCGCCGCAGTCGCCGCGATGGTGCTCTCCTCGACGCCGGCGTGGACGACGGCGCACCCGGTATCGCTCGGCCAGGTCCTCCTCGCCGGGCTCGTGGGCGCCGTCGCGGTGCTGGCGTGGACGGCCCTGCTCGATGACCGCGAGGAGGAGTTCTTCCGCGCGGCCGTGGCGTTCAGCCCATCCACCGTGCTGCAGGGACGGCGCGACGCAGCCCTGGTGTCCGCCCTGCGCGACCTCCGGCCGGACGCCTTCGCCCGAGACCGGAACGGCGGCCTCGCGCGGACCGTCACGGTCGTGCTCGAGCGCGACGGTGTCGTGGTGCTCGGCCGCGAATCGCGGCCGGTCGCGAGGTTCCACTGGCTGCACGTCGCGCGGATCAACGCGTCGACCGTGCCGGCGCCGCCCGCAGCGCCATCAGCCGAGCCCCACCCCGCACCGGCCCGCGGCCGAACCGTGCACCGGGTGGCCTTCGTGATCCGCCGGGACGGCCCCGACGTCGCCGTCACGCTGCCGCTCGAGCGGGCGAAGGTGGCCTGGACGCAGCTGAGCTTCGTCGAGAAGAGTCCCCTCAAGGCCCTGGTCTCCGGGATGGAGTCCGCGCGGTACGGCTGGGCCCTCTCCCCCGCTGCCGTCGGGCCGCGCGGCGCCCGCCGGGACGCGAACGAGCGCATGCGCGTGCTCAGCGGCGTCGACCCGGTCGCCGGGACCCGGTACGAGAAGGAGGCCCTCGACTGGGAGTTCGGTCCGCGGACCCGGCCGCCGAGTCGCACATGATGCCCGCCGCGCGAGTCTGCTCGTCTGGTCGCTGCGAACGACCAGACGAGGAGGTTGGTCGGCGCTCTGCCTGCCCGCAAGGGCGTCACGCGGCCACCCGCTCCCGCTGCGTCAACGCCAGCGCCCACACCGCGCCGGCGAGGGCGACGCCGGCCGCGACTCCGAACGCCCACGGGGTCCCGGCCGACTCGGCCACGACACCGAGCAGCATCGGTCCGAGGCCGATCCCGAGGTCGATGGCGGCGCTCGCCGTCCCGGACGCCGCGCCACGCTCGTCCGGGCCCGCGAGCGCGAAGATCGCGGCGAACAGGGCCGGGGTGCTGAACGTGATGCCCAGGCCCATGACGGCCGCCCCGGCGACCGCCCCGAGCGGCGTCGGCCAGAGCGCCACGAGCCCGAGCCCGGCGGCCATCGTCGCGACGGCGGCGGTGGCGAGCCGCAGCGGCGGGAACCGGTCGGGCACCGTGGCGAAGACGATCCGGCAGGTGACGACGACGATCCCGTAGGTGGCCAGCGGCACGCTCGCGTTCGCCATGCCGACCGACTCGGCGTGGAGGGCGGCGAAGGCGAGGAACCCGCCCATCGCCACCATGGAGGCGAGGAACACCAGCCCGACCGGCACCGAGGGGCGGTGGACGAGGTGCCGGTCCCTGGCCACGCCCGGCTCGCCCGCACCCCCTGGTCCGTCCGGCATGGTCGGTCGCGTCTCGCCGATCCCTGCCGCCAGGGCGGCCGCCGCGGCCGCGAATGTCGCGGCGGCGAGCCACGCGGTGGTGAAGCCGGCGGCGCGGACGAGCAGCTCGCCCAGCGGCGGGCCCGCGGTGAGGCCGAGGTAGAGCCCGAGCGAGTTGTAGCTCATCGCCTCCCCGATCCGGCTGGGCGGGGCGAGGTCCATGAGCGCGGCCACCGCCGCCACGAAGAACGCCGCTTCCGCCAGTCCCAGGACGAGCCGGAGCGCGACGACGCCGGCGAGCCCGCCCGCGAGCGGCGTCAGCGCCATGCACACCGCGCACAGCAGCGCGCCCGCGACGAGTGAGGGGCGGCGTCCCCTCGTGTCGGCCACCCGGCCGGCGAAGGGCCGTGCCACGAGGGCGACCACCGCGAAGGCGCCGAACGCGAGCCCCGCGGCGGCGGTGCTCGAGCCGAGCGGACCCGTCACGTACAGAGGCAGGGCGTAGATCGCGACGCCGTCGGCGGTGAAGTAGGCGAGCTCGGCCAGGCCCAGCATGACGAAGGGCCGGGTGAACAGCCGCTCACGCGAGTCGGTGGGAAGGGTGCCGGTGGTGGTCATGCCGGCACTGTCGTCCGGCGCGGCGCCCCGCACATGGGTAGACCTACCGGGTTTCGAGCAGCCCGTGCTCCATCGCGAACAGGGCGGCGGCGGGGCGGGTGCTCACGCCGATGCGGACGTAGATGTCCTGGACGTGGTGCTCGGCCGTGCGCGGGGAGACGCCGAGCCGGTCACCGATCTCCCGGTTGGTCAGCCCTCGGGTGAGCAGGCGCAGCACCTGGACCTGACGGTCGGTCAGTCCGCCCACCCCGGCCGGTCGGCTCGGCCGCTCGTGCCCGGCGGCGCGCAGGACCGCCGCGGCGGCGTCGGGGTCGAGGTGGCCCGTCCTCGCCTCGGACCGCAGGCGCCCGGCGGCGGCGTCGGCCGTCAGGGCGGCCCGGTGGGGCCGGTCCTCCACGCTCGAGCGGTAGAGGTCCGCCGCGGCGAGCACGCGTGCGGGCATCGACAGGTCCGCCGCGCGCAGGCCACGGTGGTAGCCGGTCCCGTCGCACCGCTCGTGGTGCTGGGCCGCGACGTGGGCGAGGTCGGCCAGTGCCGGTGAGCGCGAGAGGATCCGTTCGGTGTAGTACGGGTGGAGGCGGGCCTGGTCGCGCTCGGCGGCCGTGAGCGGTCCGGGCTTGGTCCAGATCCGGCTCGAGACGCCGATCCGGCCGAGGTCGTGGAGGTGCCCGGCGATCCGCACGCGGGCGGCATCGGGCAGACCGAGAATCTCGGCGGCGTCGCCCGCGAGGTCCGCCACGCCCGCCGAGTGTCCGTGCAGCCACGGGCTCTTGAGGTCCACGAGGTGGCCGAAGGTGCGGGCGACGTCCGCCAGTCCGCCCTCGTCGACGAGAAGCGCAGGGTCGGGCTCGACGGCGAGGGCCGCCTCGAGGGGGTCGAGCGTGGCGGGAGCGGACAGGGGCTGGGCGTCCGTGAGCCCTCCGGGCGTGGCTGCGGCCGGGGCCGGGGGACGCTCAGGCAGGTCGACGAGCCCCTCGAGCAGGCCGACGTCGAACCCGGCGACGACGTCCGGGTCCAGGTGGGTGCCGGCGCGTCGCCGCAGCTCGGCGAGCGCCGTCGCCGGTCCGGCGTGGAGGGCGAGGAGGACGGCGGTGCCGGCGACGTGCATGATCCGGGTGGTGACCGGGATCTGCTCCCCCGCCACGTGGGGCTGCCCCTTGCCGTTCCACATCGCGGTGACGTGCGCGAGCGTCTGCGCGACGGCGTCGCCGAGCCCCAGCCCGACCGCGGCGTCGCGCGCCACCTCGCACGTGGCGGTGGGCGGCGCCTCGTCCCGGGCGCTGCGGACGGCGGTGAGGAGGGTCTGCGCGCGCCTGCGCCCGGACGCGGCGCTCACCCCGGGGACGAAGGTGCGCAGGACGTCGCCGGGCCGCTCGACGTCGGCGAGGAAGCTGTACCGGACGAGGGAGATGTCGTCCCCGAAG
Coding sequences within it:
- a CDS encoding thiamine pyrophosphate-binding protein — encoded protein: MRVAEVVGRALVHSGVDHVFGVVGSGNFRATNAMVDAGARFVAARHEGGAATMADAYARTAGRVAAVSVHQGCGLTNAMTGIAEAAKSRTPLVVLAAEATAPTSNFHVDQDALARAVGAVPMRVGAATAAADAVGAVATALHDRRTVLLNLPLDVADLEVGDVEIPPLPAPPDPPAPSVTDLERLAAALRAAERPVFVAGRGARSVAARDALAALGERCGALLATSAVAKGLFRGEDWDLDVSGGFSSPVVAELVASADLVVGWGCALNMWTMRHGRLIAADATVVQVDDTPEALGVHRALDLGVVGDVAVTAAAALALLGGAADIGPTDTGATAAPTVMGHDTAGYRTADVHDRLAAGRRWRDVPFEDRSTGDRIDPRTLTIALDDLLPAERVVAVDSGNFMGYPSMFLRVPDERGFCFTQAFQSIGLGLASAIGAALAEPDRLPVAALGDGGALMGAAELDTVRRLGLPMVVVVYNDDAYGAEVHHFAGEPLGSVRFPPTDVAAVGAGYGFDAVTVRGPADLGAVAAWVAGPRDRPLLVDAKVVADEPAWWLAEAFGH
- a CDS encoding HD domain-containing phosphohydrolase, with translation MIRLLAILGGLSGAMDLGSGSPLDESLTRSVVAVRLARALGCPEEDARVVLYASLLEHLGCTAASYEAAGLFGDDISLVRYSFLADVERPGDVLRTFVPGVSAASGRRRAQTLLTAVRSARDEAPPTATCEVARDAAVGLGLGDAVAQTLAHVTAMWNGKGQPHVAGEQIPVTTRIMHVAGTAVLLALHAGPATALAELRRRAGTHLDPDVVAGFDVGLLEGLVDLPERPPAPAAATPGGLTDAQPLSAPATLDPLEAALAVEPDPALLVDEGGLADVARTFGHLVDLKSPWLHGHSAGVADLAGDAAEILGLPDAARVRIAGHLHDLGRIGVSSRIWTKPGPLTAAERDQARLHPYYTERILSRSPALADLAHVAAQHHERCDGTGYHRGLRAADLSMPARVLAAADLYRSSVEDRPHRAALTADAAAGRLRSEARTGHLDPDAAAAVLRAAGHERPSRPAGVGGLTDRQVQVLRLLTRGLTNREIGDRLGVSPRTAEHHVQDIYVRIGVSTRPAAALFAMEHGLLETR
- a CDS encoding MFS transporter yields the protein MTTTGTLPTDSRERLFTRPFVMLGLAELAYFTADGVAIYALPLYVTGPLGSSTAAAGLAFGAFAVVALVARPFAGRVADTRGRRPSLVAGALLCAVCMALTPLAGGLAGVVALRLVLGLAEAAFFVAAVAALMDLAPPSRIGEAMSYNSLGLYLGLTAGPPLGELLVRAAGFTTAWLAAATFAAAAAALAAGIGETRPTMPDGPGGAGEPGVARDRHLVHRPSVPVGLVFLASMVAMGGFLAFAALHAESVGMANASVPLATYGIVVVTCRIVFATVPDRFPPLRLATAAVATMAAGLGLVALWPTPLGAVAGAAVMGLGITFSTPALFAAIFALAGPDERGAASGTASAAIDLGIGLGPMLLGVVAESAGTPWAFGVAAGVALAGAVWALALTQRERVAA
- a CDS encoding cyclase family protein, whose product is MALLADLVAALRSGSVEVVDLTAPLAAETPILELPEQFGQTASFRLEEISRYDDRGPAWYWNNFRTGEHTGTHFDAPVHWVTGKDGADVATVPAGQLVAPAVVLDVTDQVTQDPDFVITREHVEAFAAEHGPLPDGGWLLCRTGWSARTTQHDMINKDDDGPHSPGMSADCARWIAEETPLIGLGVETVGTDAGAAAGFEPPFPCHSYLLGNGKYGLAQLTNLDRLPATGAVLVTSPLKIVGGSGSPARVLALVER